A window from Athalia rosae chromosome 5, iyAthRosa1.1, whole genome shotgun sequence encodes these proteins:
- the LOC105692912 gene encoding T-complex protein 11-like protein 1 isoform X1 has translation MPDRNKVLVGAGVVWGIAVWCFLSNCKLSPTRILFSLIPAVLYRGKKMKNEDEQKCNDNDDSATVETRASSDVGHQTSVENDNAQGLQAQNFIVGGLTGASPPKFVSFEDMMKAANGMTNMALAHEIALDKNFKLETLEPPGGSLHKKFKETVHNLFWQRLAEELAEDPPNYNQALSLLGEIKEALEELLLPRHTRIRENINEVLDVELIRQQAEQGVLDFHRYAHFVISIMAKLCAPVRDEKIADLAKSTDVIETFRGIMETLQLMKLDMANFTITLIRPEIVASSVEYEKKKFAEFLKVHDDGLPLTKKWLLRHLDLEKITPSADINTVRQITHSLLSEAYLDLLEWEFNPDAETLMMDQGRLVELRDRTSRLSVVGSVLLVTNNTVGAPVQGVASFKQNIKQHITLLLDSVHSNVDLAIVMPNIVLQVIKDVKTTLQEAGASELSTELEALLSAQILEISKPDHKIRHLVNLRIRQFLQKIILSQTAGPQQIPPGLSSLQDELAGIAAQFLIIASHNRSVFGEYYLDIVSAAIKNENAVTSEKSQ, from the exons ATGCCAGATAG GAATAAGGTCTTAGTTGGTGCTGGCGTGGTATGGGGAATTGCAgtttggtgttttttatcCAATTGCAAGTTGTCACCTACAAGAATACTGTTTTCTCTAATTCCTGCTGTTCTTTATCG AggtaaaaagatgaaaaatgaggatGAGCAGAAATgtaatgataacgatgacaGTGCGACGGTAGAGACCCGAGCTAGCTCTGACGTCGGCCACCAGACGTCTGTTGAAAATGATAACGCCCAAGG GTTGCAAGCACAAAACTTCATAGTGGGAGGCCTAACTGGGGCATCGCCACCAAAATTTGTATCGTTTGAAGACATGATGAAGGCTGCAAATGGCATGACAAACATGGCACTCGCACACGAAATAGCTTTagacaaaaattttaaattggaAACTCTAGAACCTCCAGGTGGTAGTTTACATAAGAAGTTTAAAGAAACTGTTCACAATTTATTCTGGCAACGTCTAGCTGAAGAGTTGGCTGAGGACCCACCAAATTATAATCAGGCATTAAGTTTGCTTGGTGAAATAAAGGAG GCCCTGGAGGAACTTTTACTTCCTCGACACacgagaataagagaaaatatcAATGAAGTATTAGATGTTGAGTTGATCAGGCAGCAGGCAGAGCAAGGAGTTTTGGATTTCCATCGTTATGCTCACTTTGTCATTTCCATTATGGCTAAATTATGTGCTCCagtaagagatgaaaaaatcgccGATTTAGCAAAATCCACGGATGTTATTGAAACTTTTAGAGGCATCATGGAAACTCTCCAACTAATGAAGCTTGACATGGCTAACTTTACAATTACATTGATAAGACCAGAAATTGTGGCTTCCAGTGTtgaatatgagaaaaagaagtttgCCGAATTTTTAAAAGTGCATGACGATGGTTTACctttgacgaaaaaatggcTCCTCAGGCATTTAGATTTGGAAAAGATTACACCATCCGCAGATATCAATACTGTTCGTCAGATTACGCACAGCTTATTATCTGAGGCCTACTTGGATTTATTAGAATGGGAATTCAATCCAGATGCAGAA ACGCTAATGATGGATCAAGGTCGATTAGTAGAATTACGAGACAGAACTAGCAGATTATCAGTAGTAGGTTCAGTGCTACTGGTAACCAACAACACTGTCGGCGCTCCAGTTCAAGGTGTTGCGAGTTTCAAACAGAATATCAAGCAGCACATCACGTTACTCCTCGATTCTGTTCATTCGAATGT CGATCTTGCAATTGTGATGCCAAACATCGTACTGCAAGTTATAAAAGATGTTAAGACTACGCTTCAAGAGGCTGGTGCTTCTGAGTTATCAACAGAGTTGGAAGCTCTACTCAGTGCTCAGATCTTAGAAATTAGTAAACCGGATCACAAAATTCGACATCTTGTCA ATCTGAGAATCAGACAGTTTctacaaaaaattatactgTCTCAGACAGCAGGCCCACAGCAAATACCGCCTGGACTGTCGTCGCTGCAAGATGAATTAGCTGGAATTGCGGCACAATTTTTAATCATAGCATCACACAATCGCAGTGTCTTTGGAGAATACTACCTAGATATTGTGTCTGCTgcaatcaaaaatgaaaacgcgGTTACATCCGAGAAATCGCAGTAA
- the LOC105692912 gene encoding T-complex protein 11-like protein 1 isoform X2 translates to MKNEDEQKCNDNDDSATVETRASSDVGHQTSVENDNAQGLQAQNFIVGGLTGASPPKFVSFEDMMKAANGMTNMALAHEIALDKNFKLETLEPPGGSLHKKFKETVHNLFWQRLAEELAEDPPNYNQALSLLGEIKEALEELLLPRHTRIRENINEVLDVELIRQQAEQGVLDFHRYAHFVISIMAKLCAPVRDEKIADLAKSTDVIETFRGIMETLQLMKLDMANFTITLIRPEIVASSVEYEKKKFAEFLKVHDDGLPLTKKWLLRHLDLEKITPSADINTVRQITHSLLSEAYLDLLEWEFNPDAETLMMDQGRLVELRDRTSRLSVVGSVLLVTNNTVGAPVQGVASFKQNIKQHITLLLDSVHSNVDLAIVMPNIVLQVIKDVKTTLQEAGASELSTELEALLSAQILEISKPDHKIRHLVNLRIRQFLQKIILSQTAGPQQIPPGLSSLQDELAGIAAQFLIIASHNRSVFGEYYLDIVSAAIKNENAVTSEKSQ, encoded by the exons atgaaaaatgaggatGAGCAGAAATgtaatgataacgatgacaGTGCGACGGTAGAGACCCGAGCTAGCTCTGACGTCGGCCACCAGACGTCTGTTGAAAATGATAACGCCCAAGG GTTGCAAGCACAAAACTTCATAGTGGGAGGCCTAACTGGGGCATCGCCACCAAAATTTGTATCGTTTGAAGACATGATGAAGGCTGCAAATGGCATGACAAACATGGCACTCGCACACGAAATAGCTTTagacaaaaattttaaattggaAACTCTAGAACCTCCAGGTGGTAGTTTACATAAGAAGTTTAAAGAAACTGTTCACAATTTATTCTGGCAACGTCTAGCTGAAGAGTTGGCTGAGGACCCACCAAATTATAATCAGGCATTAAGTTTGCTTGGTGAAATAAAGGAG GCCCTGGAGGAACTTTTACTTCCTCGACACacgagaataagagaaaatatcAATGAAGTATTAGATGTTGAGTTGATCAGGCAGCAGGCAGAGCAAGGAGTTTTGGATTTCCATCGTTATGCTCACTTTGTCATTTCCATTATGGCTAAATTATGTGCTCCagtaagagatgaaaaaatcgccGATTTAGCAAAATCCACGGATGTTATTGAAACTTTTAGAGGCATCATGGAAACTCTCCAACTAATGAAGCTTGACATGGCTAACTTTACAATTACATTGATAAGACCAGAAATTGTGGCTTCCAGTGTtgaatatgagaaaaagaagtttgCCGAATTTTTAAAAGTGCATGACGATGGTTTACctttgacgaaaaaatggcTCCTCAGGCATTTAGATTTGGAAAAGATTACACCATCCGCAGATATCAATACTGTTCGTCAGATTACGCACAGCTTATTATCTGAGGCCTACTTGGATTTATTAGAATGGGAATTCAATCCAGATGCAGAA ACGCTAATGATGGATCAAGGTCGATTAGTAGAATTACGAGACAGAACTAGCAGATTATCAGTAGTAGGTTCAGTGCTACTGGTAACCAACAACACTGTCGGCGCTCCAGTTCAAGGTGTTGCGAGTTTCAAACAGAATATCAAGCAGCACATCACGTTACTCCTCGATTCTGTTCATTCGAATGT CGATCTTGCAATTGTGATGCCAAACATCGTACTGCAAGTTATAAAAGATGTTAAGACTACGCTTCAAGAGGCTGGTGCTTCTGAGTTATCAACAGAGTTGGAAGCTCTACTCAGTGCTCAGATCTTAGAAATTAGTAAACCGGATCACAAAATTCGACATCTTGTCA ATCTGAGAATCAGACAGTTTctacaaaaaattatactgTCTCAGACAGCAGGCCCACAGCAAATACCGCCTGGACTGTCGTCGCTGCAAGATGAATTAGCTGGAATTGCGGCACAATTTTTAATCATAGCATCACACAATCGCAGTGTCTTTGGAGAATACTACCTAGATATTGTGTCTGCTgcaatcaaaaatgaaaacgcgGTTACATCCGAGAAATCGCAGTAA
- the LOC105692908 gene encoding regulator of telomere elongation helicase 1 homolog isoform X2, translating to MPDVELNGITISFPFEPYDVQKRYMEKVIECLQDAKHGVLESPTGTGKTLSLLCSSLAWLEVKKAQLQGQAMMGSMEKPNFGGDFFESLTKGLDKAAGKSDQSTPNFTWGMPKIIYASRTHSQLSQAMQELKKTAYKHVKVAVIGSRDQLCIHPEVSKEINSSIKINMCQAKVRARTCFYYNNVDVRKTDPLFQHEILDIEDLVKAGQKLKCCPYFLSKELKQSADITFMPYNYILDPKTRKAQGLELQNNILILDEAHNVEKTCEEFASLQVSSTDIALCIDEITAVMKDIADEANLGEGAFDGMSGTQKDFTPEDLCILKTMFLEFEKTIDAIEIKKRDEGETFPGGYIFDLLEKVELSHGKETLVIDKLDKIILYLTTTSTSPFTRKGNALQKFNDLLRVVFSGGQASPHHRERVKHCYKVHIMLEEVKKARKNDGWESMKVVSKNEGKLISYWCFSPGFGMQQIVEQGIRSIVLTSGTLSPLKPLISELGIPIGVQLENPHIVSSRQVCVGVLSNGPDGHPLNSSYNTRNDPKYIATLGRTIYNFSCLIPHGMLVFFPSYPILKKCQEDWQNSGMWTKICERKPIYVEGQLKHVFINTINEFYEKIQDPSCRGAIFMAVCRGKVSEGLDFADMNGRAVLVTGLPFPPLKDPRVILKQRYLEEKRSREKESLTGQQWYQLEASRAVNQAIGRVIRHKNDYGAIILCDCRFENPNFRNQLSAWLRPNIQKFTNFGTVTKELREFFRSAERDLPQPKMKDGSSFDTQQIALPAVGASFDETHSRTNSSKANQRPLMDSAPIDDFNLQIYAEATSQESKISQTDKKDIFSLLETRSKPVIDFNNCKSNVHWERCELTREIDTPVAKKRKIQIVGMKIDVSQPSTSSELPAAQVSNTQTNDENATETKKLVSMDRKKIGKTYLKDVKQSLTDEKYKKFTLMVQSYTRNADYEQLLTTLEFLFPKADNLHHLFEGFKTFLKKEHKAEFERHISHLESLDL from the exons ATGCCAGACGTGGAACTAAATGGAATCACGATTAGTTTTCCATTTGAGCCATATGATGTGCAGAAACGATACATGGAAAAAGTCATCGAATGCTTACAGGATGCAAAACACGGAGTCTTGGAATCGCCAacag GAACTGGTAAAACTTTGAGCCTGTTGTGCTCATCACTAGCATGGCTCGAAGTAAAAAAGGCACAACTCCAGGGACAAGCCATGATGGGATCTATGGAAAAGCCCAATTTTGGAGGAGACTTCTTTGAAAGCTTAACAAAAGGATTAGATAAAGCAGCTGGAAAATCAGATCAATCTACACCTAATTTCACCTGGGGAATGCccaaaattatttatgcaTCTAGAACGCATTCCCAATTATCACAAGCTATGCAAGAGCTCAAAAAGACCGCCTATAAACACGTAAAAGTCGCGGTAATTGGATCTAGAGATCAACTTTGTATTCATCCTGAAGTATCGAAAGAGATCAACAGCTCGATTAAAATTAACATGTGTCAGGCTAAAGTTAGAGCTCGTACTTGCTTCTACTATAACAACGTTGATGTCAG GAAAACAGACCCTCTTTTTCAGCATGAAATTCTTGATATTGAAGATCTGGTAAAAGCTGGTCAAAAACTCAAATGCTGCCCTTATTTCTTATCTAAAGAGTTGAAGCAGTCAGCTGATATCACTTTTATgccatataattatatattggATCCAAAAACGCGGAAAGCACAAGGTCTTGAGTTACAGAACAACATCCTCATTTTAGACGAGGCGCACAATGTTGAAAAAACTTGTGAAGAGTTTGCTTCGTTACAA GTAAGCAGTACAGACATAGCCCTTTGTATAGATGAAATCACAGCTGTAATGAAAGACATTGCAGACGAAGCAAATTTAGGGGAAGGTGCATTCGATGGAATGTCTGGCACGCAGAAAGACTTTACACCGGAAGATCtgtgtattttaaaaacaatGTTTCTTGAGTTTGAAAAGACTATCGATGCTATAGAAATTAAGAAACGAGACGAAGGAGAAACCTTTCCAGGTGGATACATCTTTGATCTTCTTGAAAAAGTCGAg TTGAGTCATGGAAAGGAGACGTTAGTAATTGACAAGTTGGATAAAATCATACTATACTTAACAACAACCAGTACGTCTCCATTCACGAGAAAAGGAAATGCCTTGCAGAAATTCAATGACCTTCTCAGAGTTGTCTTCAGTGGCGGACAAGCATCACCACATCATAGGGAACGAGTGAAACATTGTTACAAGGTGCACATAATGCTggaagaggtgaaaaaagcTCGAAAGAATGATGGTTGGGAATCTATGAAAGtagtttcgaaaaatgagggaaaattaATCAGCTACTGGTGTTTCAGTCCTGGATTTGG AATGCAGCAAATCGTGGAACAAGGGATTCGGTCAATTGTTCTAACCAGTGGCACTTTGTCCCCTCTTAAACCACTCATATCTGAATTAGGTATACCTATTGGTGTGCAGCTCGAGAATCCACACATAGTAAGCAGCCGCCAAGTATGTGTTGGTGTTTTAAGCAATGGTCCTGATGGACATCCATTGAATTCCTCATACAATACACG AAATGATCCAAAATATATCGCTACTCTTGGACGAACGATCTACAACTTCAGCTGCCTGATACCACATGGTATGCTAGTCTTTTTCCCATCATACCCTATTTTGAAGAAATGCCAAGAGGATTGGCAAAACTCTGGAATGTGGACAAAAATATGTGAAAGAAag CCAATTTACGTCGAAGGACAACTAAAACACGTTTTCATAAATACCATAAACGAGTtctacgaaaaaattcaagacccGTCTTGTAGGGGTGCAATTTTTATGGCTGTCTGTCGAGGCAAAGTTAGTGAAGGTTTGGACTTTGCCGACATGAATGGTCGAGCTGTTTTAGTAACAGGTCTTCCATTCCCTCCGTTAAAAGATCCGCGAGTTATCCTAAAGCAAAGGTACttagaagaaaagagaagcagAGAGAAAGAG TCGCTAACAGGCCAACAATGGTACCAGTTAGAAGCCTCTCGAGCAGTAAACCAAGCCATCGGTCGTGTAATCCGGCATAAAAATGATTATGGGGCAATTATCCTTTGTGATTGTAGATTTGAAAATCCTAATTTCAGAAATCAATTATCAGCGTGGCTGCGACCTAATATACAAAAGTTCACTAATTTTGGCACTGTCACAAAAGAGCTGAGAGAATTCTTCCGAAGTGCAGAACGTGAT TTGCCACAACCAAAAATGAAGGATGGATCTAGTTTCGACACCCAACAGATCGCCTTACCAGCAGTAGGTGCCTCGTTCGATGAAACGCACTCTCGAACTAATTCATCGAAAGCAAATCAAAGACCTCTCATGGATTCAGCACCGATAGACGATTTTAATCTACAGATCTACGCAGAGGCTACATCACAAGAGTCAAAAATCAGTCAAACTGATAAGAAAGATATTTTCAGTTTGCTAGAAACAAGATCGAAGCCTGTGATAGATTTTAACAATTGTAAATCGAACGTCCACTGGGAGAGATGTGAACTTACGAGGGAAATTGACACACcagttgcaaaaaaaaggaaaattcaaattgtggGAATGAAGATTGACGTGTCCCAGCCTTCAACATCGTCGGAATTGCCTGCAGCTCAAGTTTCTAATACCCAgacaaacgacgaaaatgctactgaaacaaaaaaattagtcagcatggatagaaaaaaaattggcaagaCTTACTTGAAAGAT GTCAAGCAATCTctaacggatgaaaaatacaagaaattTACATTGATGGTTCAAAGTTACACAAGAAATGCCGATTACGAACAACTTTTAACAACattggaatttctttttcccaaaGCTGATAATCTTCACCATTTGTTTGAAG gtttcaaaacttttttaaaaaaggaGCACAAAGCGGAATTTGAAAGACACATTAGTCACCTAGAAAGCCTGGATCTGTGA
- the LOC105692908 gene encoding regulator of telomere elongation helicase 1 homolog isoform X1 gives MPDVELNGITISFPFEPYDVQKRYMEKVIECLQDAKHGVLESPTGTGKTLSLLCSSLAWLEVKKAQLQGQAMMGSMEKPNFGGDFFESLTKGLDKAAGKSDQSTPNFTWGMPKIIYASRTHSQLSQAMQELKKTAYKHVKVAVIGSRDQLCIHPEVSKEINSSIKINMCQAKVRARTCFYYNNVDVRKTDPLFQHEILDIEDLVKAGQKLKCCPYFLSKELKQSADITFMPYNYILDPKTRKAQGLELQNNILILDEAHNVEKTCEEFASLQVSSTDIALCIDEITAVMKDIADEANLGEGAFDGMSGTQKDFTPEDLCILKTMFLEFEKTIDAIEIKKRDEGETFPGGYIFDLLEKVELSHGKETLVIDKLDKIILYLTTTSTSPFTRKGNALQKFNDLLRVVFSGGQASPHHRERVKHCYKVHIMLEEVKKARKNDGWESMKVVSKNEGKLISYWCFSPGFGMQQIVEQGIRSIVLTSGTLSPLKPLISELGIPIGVQLENPHIVSSRQVCVGVLSNGPDGHPLNSSYNTRNDPKYIATLGRTIYNFSCLIPHGMLVFFPSYPILKKCQEDWQNSGMWTKICERKPIYVEGQLKHVFINTINEFYEKIQDPSCRGAIFMAVCRGKVSEGLDFADMNGRAVLVTGLPFPPLKDPRVILKQRYLEEKRSREKESLTGQQWYQLEASRAVNQAIGRVIRHKNDYGAIILCDCRFENPNFRNQLSAWLRPNIQKFTNFGTVTKELREFFRSAERDLPQPKMKDGSSFDTQQIALPAVGASFDETHSRTNSSKANQRPLMDSAPIDDFNLQIYAEATSQESKISQTDKKDIFSLLETRSKPVIDFNNCKSNVHWERCELTREIDTPVAKKRKIQIVGMKIDVSQPSTSSELPAAQVSNTQTNDENATETKKLVSMDRKKIGKTYLKDVKQSLTDEKYKKFTLMVQSYTRNADYEQLLTTLEFLFPKADNLHHLFEGDAFMLKHNGSTGFAFLLKQQYELTYLFL, from the exons ATGCCAGACGTGGAACTAAATGGAATCACGATTAGTTTTCCATTTGAGCCATATGATGTGCAGAAACGATACATGGAAAAAGTCATCGAATGCTTACAGGATGCAAAACACGGAGTCTTGGAATCGCCAacag GAACTGGTAAAACTTTGAGCCTGTTGTGCTCATCACTAGCATGGCTCGAAGTAAAAAAGGCACAACTCCAGGGACAAGCCATGATGGGATCTATGGAAAAGCCCAATTTTGGAGGAGACTTCTTTGAAAGCTTAACAAAAGGATTAGATAAAGCAGCTGGAAAATCAGATCAATCTACACCTAATTTCACCTGGGGAATGCccaaaattatttatgcaTCTAGAACGCATTCCCAATTATCACAAGCTATGCAAGAGCTCAAAAAGACCGCCTATAAACACGTAAAAGTCGCGGTAATTGGATCTAGAGATCAACTTTGTATTCATCCTGAAGTATCGAAAGAGATCAACAGCTCGATTAAAATTAACATGTGTCAGGCTAAAGTTAGAGCTCGTACTTGCTTCTACTATAACAACGTTGATGTCAG GAAAACAGACCCTCTTTTTCAGCATGAAATTCTTGATATTGAAGATCTGGTAAAAGCTGGTCAAAAACTCAAATGCTGCCCTTATTTCTTATCTAAAGAGTTGAAGCAGTCAGCTGATATCACTTTTATgccatataattatatattggATCCAAAAACGCGGAAAGCACAAGGTCTTGAGTTACAGAACAACATCCTCATTTTAGACGAGGCGCACAATGTTGAAAAAACTTGTGAAGAGTTTGCTTCGTTACAA GTAAGCAGTACAGACATAGCCCTTTGTATAGATGAAATCACAGCTGTAATGAAAGACATTGCAGACGAAGCAAATTTAGGGGAAGGTGCATTCGATGGAATGTCTGGCACGCAGAAAGACTTTACACCGGAAGATCtgtgtattttaaaaacaatGTTTCTTGAGTTTGAAAAGACTATCGATGCTATAGAAATTAAGAAACGAGACGAAGGAGAAACCTTTCCAGGTGGATACATCTTTGATCTTCTTGAAAAAGTCGAg TTGAGTCATGGAAAGGAGACGTTAGTAATTGACAAGTTGGATAAAATCATACTATACTTAACAACAACCAGTACGTCTCCATTCACGAGAAAAGGAAATGCCTTGCAGAAATTCAATGACCTTCTCAGAGTTGTCTTCAGTGGCGGACAAGCATCACCACATCATAGGGAACGAGTGAAACATTGTTACAAGGTGCACATAATGCTggaagaggtgaaaaaagcTCGAAAGAATGATGGTTGGGAATCTATGAAAGtagtttcgaaaaatgagggaaaattaATCAGCTACTGGTGTTTCAGTCCTGGATTTGG AATGCAGCAAATCGTGGAACAAGGGATTCGGTCAATTGTTCTAACCAGTGGCACTTTGTCCCCTCTTAAACCACTCATATCTGAATTAGGTATACCTATTGGTGTGCAGCTCGAGAATCCACACATAGTAAGCAGCCGCCAAGTATGTGTTGGTGTTTTAAGCAATGGTCCTGATGGACATCCATTGAATTCCTCATACAATACACG AAATGATCCAAAATATATCGCTACTCTTGGACGAACGATCTACAACTTCAGCTGCCTGATACCACATGGTATGCTAGTCTTTTTCCCATCATACCCTATTTTGAAGAAATGCCAAGAGGATTGGCAAAACTCTGGAATGTGGACAAAAATATGTGAAAGAAag CCAATTTACGTCGAAGGACAACTAAAACACGTTTTCATAAATACCATAAACGAGTtctacgaaaaaattcaagacccGTCTTGTAGGGGTGCAATTTTTATGGCTGTCTGTCGAGGCAAAGTTAGTGAAGGTTTGGACTTTGCCGACATGAATGGTCGAGCTGTTTTAGTAACAGGTCTTCCATTCCCTCCGTTAAAAGATCCGCGAGTTATCCTAAAGCAAAGGTACttagaagaaaagagaagcagAGAGAAAGAG TCGCTAACAGGCCAACAATGGTACCAGTTAGAAGCCTCTCGAGCAGTAAACCAAGCCATCGGTCGTGTAATCCGGCATAAAAATGATTATGGGGCAATTATCCTTTGTGATTGTAGATTTGAAAATCCTAATTTCAGAAATCAATTATCAGCGTGGCTGCGACCTAATATACAAAAGTTCACTAATTTTGGCACTGTCACAAAAGAGCTGAGAGAATTCTTCCGAAGTGCAGAACGTGAT TTGCCACAACCAAAAATGAAGGATGGATCTAGTTTCGACACCCAACAGATCGCCTTACCAGCAGTAGGTGCCTCGTTCGATGAAACGCACTCTCGAACTAATTCATCGAAAGCAAATCAAAGACCTCTCATGGATTCAGCACCGATAGACGATTTTAATCTACAGATCTACGCAGAGGCTACATCACAAGAGTCAAAAATCAGTCAAACTGATAAGAAAGATATTTTCAGTTTGCTAGAAACAAGATCGAAGCCTGTGATAGATTTTAACAATTGTAAATCGAACGTCCACTGGGAGAGATGTGAACTTACGAGGGAAATTGACACACcagttgcaaaaaaaaggaaaattcaaattgtggGAATGAAGATTGACGTGTCCCAGCCTTCAACATCGTCGGAATTGCCTGCAGCTCAAGTTTCTAATACCCAgacaaacgacgaaaatgctactgaaacaaaaaaattagtcagcatggatagaaaaaaaattggcaagaCTTACTTGAAAGAT GTCAAGCAATCTctaacggatgaaaaatacaagaaattTACATTGATGGTTCAAAGTTACACAAGAAATGCCGATTACGAACAACTTTTAACAACattggaatttctttttcccaaaGCTGATAATCTTCACCATTTGTTTGAAGGTGACGCTTTCATGCTGAAACATAATGGCTCTACAGGTTTTGCTTTCCTGCTAAAACAGCAGTATGAGttaacatatttatttttatag
- the LOC105692928 gene encoding glucosamine-6-phosphate isomerase isoform X2: MRLVICDTVDYVAEWSAKYVMKRIKDFQPNENKYFVLGLPTGSTPLGMYKKLIEYNKLGKISFKYVKTFNMDEYVDLPRDHPESYHYFMYNNFFKHIDIDPKNVHLLDGNAPDLEAECNEFEKKITEAGGIELFIGGIGPDGHIAFNEPGSSLVSRTRVKTLAQDTLEANARFFGNDINKVPKQALTVGVGTVMDSVEVMILITGSHKAFALYKAIEEGVNHMWTVSAFQQHARTLIICDEDATLELRVKTVKYFKNLWNIHSKLVEETIPSLC; the protein is encoded by the exons ATGCGTTTAGTAATCTGTGATACAGTAGACTATGTTGCCGAATGGTCTGCTAAGTATGTCATGAAAAGAATCAAGGACTTTCAACCCaatgagaataaatattttgttttaGGACTGCCTACAG gtAGTACACCTCTTGGTATGTACaagaaattgattgaatataACAAGCTTGGCAAAATATCCTTTAAGTATGTGAAAACATTCAACATGGATGAGTATGTAGACTTACCAAGAGATCATCCAGAgtcttatcattattttatgtacaacaATTTCTTCAAGCACATAGACATAGATCCAAAAAATGTACATTTACTTGATGGTAATGCGCCAGACTTGGAAGCTGAATgcaacgaatttgaaaaaaagatcacAGAAGCTGGGGGAATAGAACTTTTTATAGGag GCATCGGTCCTGATGGCCATATAGCCTTCAATGAGCCTGGTTCTTCTCTGGTGTCCCGAACCAGAGTCAAGACACTTGCTCAAGACACTTTGGAAGCAAATGCGAGATTTTTCGGTAATGACATAAATAAAGTCCCAAAGCAGGCACTTACTGTCGGAGTTGGCACTGTAATGGATTCTGTGGAAGTTATGATTTTGATTACTGGCTCTCACAAGGCATTTGCACTCTACAAGGCTATAGAAGAAGGTGTGAACCACATGTGGACTGTTTCAGCATTCCAACAGCATGCTCGTACTCTAATTATCTGTGATGAGGATGCAACTCTTGAGCTACGAGTCAAGACCGTTAAATATTTCAAG AATCTCTGGAATATCCATAGTAAATTGGTGGAAGAGACCATCCCCTCATTGTGTTAG
- the LOC105692928 gene encoding glucosamine-6-phosphate isomerase isoform X1 → MRLVICDTVDYVAEWSAKYVMKRIKDFQPNENKYFVLGLPTGSTPLGMYKKLIEYNKLGKISFKYVKTFNMDEYVDLPRDHPESYHYFMYNNFFKHIDIDPKNVHLLDGNAPDLEAECNEFEKKITEAGGIELFIGGIGPDGHIAFNEPGSSLVSRTRVKTLAQDTLEANARFFGNDINKVPKQALTVGVGTVMDSVEVMILITGSHKAFALYKAIEEGVNHMWTVSAFQQHARTLIICDEDATLELRVKTVKYFKALSVVHQKLIEEDGTAFLRRSLSDC, encoded by the exons ATGCGTTTAGTAATCTGTGATACAGTAGACTATGTTGCCGAATGGTCTGCTAAGTATGTCATGAAAAGAATCAAGGACTTTCAACCCaatgagaataaatattttgttttaGGACTGCCTACAG gtAGTACACCTCTTGGTATGTACaagaaattgattgaatataACAAGCTTGGCAAAATATCCTTTAAGTATGTGAAAACATTCAACATGGATGAGTATGTAGACTTACCAAGAGATCATCCAGAgtcttatcattattttatgtacaacaATTTCTTCAAGCACATAGACATAGATCCAAAAAATGTACATTTACTTGATGGTAATGCGCCAGACTTGGAAGCTGAATgcaacgaatttgaaaaaaagatcacAGAAGCTGGGGGAATAGAACTTTTTATAGGag GCATCGGTCCTGATGGCCATATAGCCTTCAATGAGCCTGGTTCTTCTCTGGTGTCCCGAACCAGAGTCAAGACACTTGCTCAAGACACTTTGGAAGCAAATGCGAGATTTTTCGGTAATGACATAAATAAAGTCCCAAAGCAGGCACTTACTGTCGGAGTTGGCACTGTAATGGATTCTGTGGAAGTTATGATTTTGATTACTGGCTCTCACAAGGCATTTGCACTCTACAAGGCTATAGAAGAAGGTGTGAACCACATGTGGACTGTTTCAGCATTCCAACAGCATGCTCGTACTCTAATTATCTGTGATGAGGATGCAACTCTTGAGCTACGAGTCAAGACCGTTAAATATTTCAAG GCTCTAAGCGTAGTGCATCAGAAGTTGATTGAGGAAGATGGAACTGCATTCCTACGCCGATCTTTAAGCGATTGCTGA